From a region of the Fischerella sp. JS2 genome:
- a CDS encoding Uma2 family endonuclease — MYQIDPPLSPKEVLPTMYDLKSEDPEEPGLPDEFHIYQPQLLRETFRPPTYSPDEVFVASDLNLYYDSRHPLWYKRPDWYAVVGVSKLYEGKDLRLSYVVWQEGVNPFVVVELLSPGTEKEDLGQNLRVVDQPPTKWQVYEQILRVPYYIVFDRYTNTLRAFILQADRYTEVNLAEPRLWMPTLELGLGLWQGTYQGIDRLWLRWYDVNGNWIPTPAEQERQKAERLAAKLRELGVNTDQL; from the coding sequence ATGTACCAAATAGATCCTCCTCTTTCTCCCAAAGAAGTTCTACCAACCATGTATGATCTCAAGAGTGAAGATCCAGAGGAGCCTGGTTTGCCTGACGAATTTCATATATATCAACCCCAACTTTTACGGGAAACCTTTCGTCCGCCAACTTATTCTCCAGATGAAGTTTTTGTCGCCAGCGATTTAAATCTTTACTACGACTCTCGTCATCCTCTATGGTACAAGCGGCCTGATTGGTATGCAGTGGTTGGTGTCTCCAAGTTATACGAAGGGAAAGACCTACGTTTAAGTTACGTGGTTTGGCAAGAAGGAGTCAACCCGTTTGTTGTGGTAGAATTACTTTCCCCTGGTACAGAAAAAGAAGATTTAGGGCAAAATCTTAGGGTAGTAGATCAGCCGCCAACAAAATGGCAGGTTTATGAACAAATACTGCGTGTTCCCTATTACATAGTTTTTGATCGCTATACAAATACACTGCGAGCATTTATTCTCCAAGCAGACCGCTACACAGAAGTAAATTTGGCAGAACCACGTCTGTGGATGCCAACATTAGAATTAGGCTTGGGACTTTGGCAGGGTACTTACCAAGGTATCGATCGCTTGTGGTTGCGTTGGTATGATGTCAACGGTAACTGGATTCCAACCCCGGCAGAACAAGAACGCCAAAAAGCAGAACGCTTAGCAGCAAAACTGCGAGAATTGGGCGTTAACACTGATCAATTGTAG
- a CDS encoding TldD/PmbA family protein: MFTNTLLLSQQLPTLQYSSTPERFDETWEAPLATLLGLGRAAGADFIEFFLERVNYISCLAEEDTITSITPRLSTGAGVRVFKGQADCYVSTNNLSFAGLKAALEKGLSILGLQLPAPNALIPEINLELLRDYATKRGKDSWLPLCSSIREMGEILLDGTAQLQRKASHIQSRRATYFRDWQEVLVAASDGTFARDIRLTQSVGFNLLCADGVHRASIGERAGNTSDPNFLKTWDYQEAAEHISESAGKMLYADYVESGTYPIIMANHFGGVIFHEACGHLLETTQIERKTSPFADKKGEKIAHESLTALDEGRTEQAFGTIDMDDEGMPAQKTLLIEKGILKNFLADRAGSWRTGHPRTGSGRRQNFTFAAASRMRNTYIAPGEYTTQDLFASVDKGIYCKKMGGGSVGATGQFNFGVDEAYLIENGKITKPLKGAILIGEAKEIMNKISMCSQDLSLAPGFCGSVSGSIYTTVGQPHIKVDSITVGGR, translated from the coding sequence ATGTTCACAAATACGCTACTTCTCTCCCAACAACTCCCCACCCTGCAATACTCCTCCACGCCAGAACGATTCGATGAAACCTGGGAAGCTCCCCTAGCTACCCTTCTGGGACTAGGACGCGCTGCTGGCGCTGATTTTATCGAATTTTTCCTAGAGCGTGTCAACTATATCAGTTGTCTTGCGGAAGAAGACACCATCACCAGCATCACACCACGTCTTTCCACTGGTGCGGGAGTCAGAGTCTTTAAAGGACAAGCTGATTGCTACGTCAGCACTAATAACTTATCTTTTGCAGGTTTAAAAGCAGCTTTAGAAAAAGGACTTTCCATTCTGGGATTGCAGCTACCTGCACCTAACGCTCTCATCCCCGAAATTAATTTAGAACTACTAAGAGATTACGCTACTAAAAGAGGTAAAGATAGCTGGCTACCTCTGTGTAGTTCCATCCGCGAAATGGGAGAAATCCTCCTTGATGGTACTGCCCAACTCCAACGCAAAGCTAGTCATATTCAATCCCGTCGTGCTACCTATTTCCGAGATTGGCAAGAAGTCCTAGTTGCTGCTAGCGATGGCACTTTTGCTCGTGACATTCGCCTCACCCAATCTGTAGGATTTAATCTCCTGTGTGCTGACGGAGTTCATCGTGCTTCCATTGGTGAACGTGCTGGTAACACCAGTGATCCCAACTTCCTCAAAACCTGGGATTATCAAGAAGCAGCAGAACATATCTCTGAATCCGCAGGCAAAATGCTCTACGCAGATTACGTAGAATCAGGCACTTATCCTATCATCATGGCCAACCACTTTGGTGGGGTAATCTTCCACGAAGCCTGCGGACACCTGCTAGAAACCACCCAAATTGAACGCAAAACCTCCCCCTTCGCCGATAAAAAAGGCGAAAAAATTGCCCACGAAAGCCTCACCGCTTTAGATGAAGGGCGTACCGAACAAGCCTTCGGTACAATTGATATGGACGATGAGGGTATGCCAGCCCAAAAAACATTACTAATTGAAAAAGGCATTCTCAAAAACTTCTTAGCAGATCGAGCAGGTTCCTGGCGCACCGGACATCCCAGAACAGGTAGCGGACGTCGCCAAAACTTCACCTTTGCAGCTGCTAGCCGGATGCGTAACACATACATTGCACCTGGAGAATACACCACCCAAGATTTATTTGCCTCCGTTGATAAAGGCATTTATTGTAAAAAAATGGGTGGCGGTAGTGTTGGTGCTACAGGTCAATTTAACTTTGGTGTAGACGAAGCTTATCTCATAGAAAACGGCAAAATCACCAAGCCACTCAAAGGAGCAATTTTGATTGGTGAGGCTAAAGAAATTATGAATAAAATTTCCATGTGTTCTCAAGATTTATCCTTAGCACCCGGTTTTTGTGGCTCCGTCAGTGGCAGTATTTACACCACAGTTGGACAACCTCATATCAAAGTAGATTCAATTACCGTTGGTGGACGCTAA
- a CDS encoding TldD/PmbA family protein → MPNISEIANYAKDSANKLGIKKFDIYGSSTDATSVQVDQGEPKQVKASNLSGVTVRVWNDENTMGVTSTTDVDPKGLELALKTAYEASFFGVKENVPDFSPEATVDIAVQQHEKSPQAPVSQLIETLLKAEKEVLAAHPAIQGVPYNNLAQRDIDRFYLNSDGAIRTESHSLASIYLYSKTEEDGKKPRSAGAFRINRSLGTLDVNGCIQETTEKTISHLNYEKVKSGKHTVVFSPDAFLSLLSAFSNLFNAQNILDKQSLSTPDDLGKQIASPLLSVYDDALHPANVGAESFDGEGTPTRRISLIENGVLTGFLHSAGTAKRMNAKPTGNANIGAKVTVSPNFYHVFGNSPAEQELSLENVENVIFIDDLQALHAGVKSLQGSFSLPFDGWIVNKGVKTSIESATVAGDFLQVLKSIIFVEKELELTPTGVCPRIWVDGLSITGE, encoded by the coding sequence ATGCCGAATATCAGCGAAATTGCAAATTATGCTAAGGACAGTGCAAATAAACTTGGCATTAAAAAATTCGATATCTATGGCTCAAGCACAGATGCAACTAGTGTGCAAGTTGATCAAGGTGAGCCTAAGCAAGTCAAAGCCTCGAACCTTTCTGGTGTCACTGTCCGGGTTTGGAATGACGAGAATACAATGGGGGTCACCAGCACCACAGATGTAGACCCCAAAGGACTAGAATTAGCTTTGAAAACAGCTTATGAAGCCAGTTTCTTTGGTGTCAAAGAAAATGTCCCAGATTTTAGTCCAGAGGCTACTGTTGATATTGCTGTTCAACAACACGAAAAATCACCACAAGCTCCAGTTTCTCAATTAATAGAAACTTTGCTCAAGGCTGAAAAAGAAGTTTTGGCAGCTCATCCGGCAATTCAAGGAGTACCTTATAACAATTTAGCCCAAAGAGATATTGATAGATTCTATCTCAATAGCGATGGTGCGATCAGAACCGAGTCTCACTCTTTGGCATCAATTTATCTCTACAGCAAAACAGAGGAAGATGGCAAAAAACCCCGCAGCGCTGGTGCTTTTAGAATCAACCGCAGTTTAGGAACTTTAGATGTTAATGGTTGTATTCAAGAAACAACAGAGAAAACTATCAGCCACTTGAACTATGAAAAGGTCAAGTCTGGTAAGCATACAGTGGTTTTTTCACCTGATGCTTTTTTAAGTCTTTTGAGTGCTTTTTCTAATTTGTTTAATGCCCAAAATATTCTGGATAAACAGAGTTTATCTACTCCTGATGATCTAGGTAAGCAAATAGCATCTCCTTTACTTTCTGTGTACGATGATGCATTGCACCCTGCTAATGTTGGGGCAGAATCTTTTGATGGTGAAGGAACTCCAACTCGCCGAATTTCTTTAATTGAAAATGGTGTTTTAACTGGATTTCTACACAGTGCAGGTACTGCCAAACGGATGAATGCCAAACCCACGGGTAATGCTAATATTGGGGCAAAAGTTACTGTTAGTCCTAACTTTTATCATGTTTTTGGCAACTCGCCTGCGGAACAAGAATTGAGTTTGGAAAATGTTGAAAATGTAATTTTTATCGATGATTTACAAGCTCTCCATGCAGGTGTAAAATCTTTGCAAGGTTCTTTTTCTCTGCCTTTTGACGGTTGGATTGTTAACAAGGGTGTGAAAACGAGTATTGAATCTGCAACTGTTGCTGGTGATTTTCTGCAAGTTCTCAAGTCAATTATTTTTGTGGAAAAAGAACTAGAGTTGACTCCCACAGGAGTTTGTCCACGCATTTGGGTTGATGGGCTTTCAATTACGGGAGAATGA
- a CDS encoding SWIM zinc finger family protein: MEFNYSYKGNTAVVENGGNTQMSFSPDTKRPPTYFIGELQQNIAFREAISALHDVVVSDLRYKPKDKTAYKEWRAKQDEIDWDLVAAMRQDVADKIKQLQTEMTALNQRSYERWRPYYQAREKFRQFVWQKQLDFYFVFDPVITVHPDEVFFECFSVDESTYGRLGASYEVFRNISEFACGTTNVDYSAALYDEFQKIRSYKTTQLQVDPSGFEVQTTNEAAYKEVKIDLPDSWVRGFLQVSSAMCLPATQFDLHPMDIHNICLVLRRHKEKKGPRSLCYHLQPGEPVRVVFEPWDIEVVCPRSLYTGSQAQTIRTWGRRRLHILERLIPIATKFTVHLLGTGMPSFYVADLGDMSFTLGLSGWTANDWSGSGNFDLMAPRADVDEWTQKIIFDGLRENWVETADSLAQRLHLSRTAVLGALNAYTQAGRVIYDLNKKVYRVRELSREPLPMERLRFANEREESATRFLSQNVVQVTQVSDREGILVLEGNVQDKEKIYNPTLTIDPDERIICAECTCNWHQQNKLYKGPCEHILALRMQHARQCR; encoded by the coding sequence ATGGAATTTAACTACTCATATAAAGGAAACACAGCAGTAGTAGAAAATGGCGGTAACACCCAGATGTCTTTTTCCCCAGACACCAAGCGTCCGCCTACTTACTTCATTGGTGAACTACAACAAAATATTGCCTTTCGTGAAGCTATTAGTGCTTTGCATGATGTTGTAGTTTCTGATTTACGATACAAACCCAAAGACAAAACCGCTTATAAAGAATGGCGTGCTAAACAAGATGAAATTGACTGGGATTTAGTTGCAGCTATGCGACAAGATGTCGCTGACAAAATCAAACAGTTACAAACAGAAATGACTGCGCTAAATCAGCGTAGTTACGAAAGATGGCGTCCTTATTATCAAGCTAGAGAAAAGTTTCGTCAGTTTGTTTGGCAAAAGCAACTAGATTTTTATTTTGTTTTTGACCCAGTAATTACAGTTCATCCCGATGAAGTCTTTTTTGAATGCTTCAGTGTAGATGAATCAACTTATGGACGTCTTGGTGCTAGTTACGAAGTATTTAGAAACATTAGTGAATTTGCTTGTGGAACAACAAATGTTGATTACTCCGCAGCACTTTATGATGAATTTCAAAAAATCCGCAGTTATAAAACTACTCAATTGCAAGTTGATCCTTCGGGTTTTGAAGTCCAAACAACTAACGAAGCAGCTTATAAAGAAGTCAAAATTGATTTACCAGATAGCTGGGTAAGGGGTTTTTTACAAGTCAGTTCCGCGATGTGTTTACCAGCGACACAGTTTGATTTACACCCGATGGATATTCATAATATATGTTTGGTTCTACGTCGCCATAAAGAGAAGAAAGGACCGCGCAGTCTGTGCTATCATCTTCAACCTGGTGAACCTGTGCGTGTGGTATTTGAACCGTGGGATATTGAAGTAGTTTGTCCGCGATCGCTTTATACTGGTTCTCAAGCTCAAACCATCCGTACCTGGGGACGTCGTCGCCTCCACATCCTCGAACGTCTGATTCCCATTGCCACAAAATTTACTGTTCACTTATTGGGTACGGGTATGCCTTCATTCTACGTCGCTGATTTGGGTGATATGTCTTTTACCCTTGGTTTATCGGGATGGACTGCCAATGACTGGTCGGGTAGTGGTAACTTTGATTTAATGGCGCCTCGTGCTGATGTCGATGAGTGGACACAGAAAATCATTTTCGATGGACTGCGGGAAAACTGGGTAGAAACAGCAGATAGTCTGGCCCAGCGTTTACATTTGAGTCGTACAGCTGTGCTTGGTGCTTTAAATGCTTATACGCAGGCAGGACGTGTGATATATGACTTAAACAAAAAAGTCTATCGCGTTAGGGAACTCAGTCGCGAACCCTTACCAATGGAAAGGTTACGCTTTGCTAATGAACGGGAAGAAAGCGCCACAAGATTTTTGAGTCAAAATGTTGTGCAGGTGACACAGGTGAGTGACCGAGAGGGGATACTCGTCTTAGAAGGTAATGTTCAAGACAAAGAAAAAATTTACAATCCAACTTTGACGATTGATCCAGACGAGCGTATAATCTGTGCAGAATGTACTTGCAATTGGCATCAGCAAAATAAGCTGTATAAAGGTCCTTGTGAGCATATTCTGGCACTACGAATGCAACACGCTCGTCAGTGTAGATAA
- a CDS encoding type II toxin-antitoxin system HicB family antitoxin: MKDYHINIFYSEEDEGYIADIPDLKFCSAWGETPEEALREVMVAKAAWLETASTEDKPIPQPKYRPIIYQVG; the protein is encoded by the coding sequence ATGAAAGACTATCACATCAATATTTTCTACAGCGAAGAAGATGAAGGTTATATTGCTGATATTCCAGACTTGAAATTTTGTTCTGCTTGGGGTGAAACGCCAGAAGAAGCATTACGTGAAGTAATGGTTGCAAAAGCTGCTTGGTTGGAGACAGCTAGCACTGAGGATAAACCTATTCCCCAACCTAAATATCGTCCAATCATTTATCAAGTGGGCTAG
- a CDS encoding WGR domain-containing protein — translation MKLIKRTTLHYQEGTSDKIYEVDLCQIDAGRYLVNFRYGRRGNNLKEGTKTTQAVPLETAQREFDKLVGEKTKKGYREVSATPSSATSVETTPPPSKDAKKQVILNHLVNNQPRKWKLERVIWRAGELKISEAAPLLLKLIGTGAPMRDYCIAWTLGYCGDQNAIPALITLYQSASSPEFVSRIAFEALLKLADAQTKAALQTQMIDFLPPELQKLAQNGSAAAFATELRAYLQRSDYKGFAVLDRIYQIDNQYVRPALIEILRKAPLKPNYFQRLRHIFKMAEYRHDSEVFGIFAYRLEKERHMFRRQWWQMYKWDSATRSYIKRQDYLNSPDSNRAYSDKTREYLRRRVWRTLKQLGEEGDSQYVNMAVDILLQYSDQDAQRVWQSASHRWEYLNASWTKIEYNHKWWDAYAGYLTFNHILYENSPRYELKPNSKAWRCRENYKPGDAEPTTREEAFPQLWEQHPQALLQLLLQSKCRPVDHFAVKALRVCDRFVSSINIDTIIGLVNKPYEVTAQFGFELAQLNYNCASPNKELILALVNCLSEQARTQAYQWIEQQREFFLEDSNFITTLVISQQSDTRAFARRLLASSILSDRTSKTIIGCIIAELLAFTPESATELVKDICETLLVSFAPQLRNLGLNVINDLLAHPILEIQELAARILLNHETRVENLPPEIIESLLASPYESLRVLGIRLFGQLPDKKLIGEERTLIVAMAVNANAEIRNAIQPIIRRLASAYPAFAMQIASDLIEILLIPEQHESVHSYLVRLLREDLQGWMSNISKDTALKLLQAQSSAAQELGGFILSANYQNWLAEFSTSEIAKLANHEILSVREAAQQMFLQILNRLRVDSQEMLAAVRILEAKWQDSRDFAFKIFTTEFSSNEFTPQVLVSICDSVREEARRLGRDLLTRNFQTENGEEYLLKFSEHPSADMQLFATNYLEKYAANNPERLQELMPFFISVLCRVNRGSIAKKRIFAFLEAEAQKSEAAAKIVAEIMARQSATMAIGDKAAAMQIMLKIHKIYPEISLPIQVKTVSKIRK, via the coding sequence ATGAAACTAATCAAACGTACAACCCTACACTATCAAGAAGGGACATCCGATAAAATTTACGAAGTGGATCTGTGCCAAATAGATGCAGGGCGATATTTAGTCAACTTTCGCTACGGACGCCGTGGCAATAACCTGAAAGAAGGTACAAAAACCACTCAGGCTGTACCTTTAGAAACAGCACAGCGAGAATTTGACAAGCTGGTAGGGGAAAAGACGAAAAAGGGATATCGTGAAGTCTCCGCCACCCCAAGTAGTGCTACCTCAGTTGAGACAACGCCTCCTCCCAGTAAAGATGCTAAAAAACAAGTAATTCTCAACCATCTTGTAAACAACCAACCCCGCAAATGGAAGTTAGAGCGGGTAATATGGCGGGCAGGAGAACTGAAAATTAGTGAAGCTGCGCCTTTGCTACTAAAACTGATTGGTACAGGCGCACCCATGAGAGATTATTGCATTGCCTGGACCTTGGGTTACTGTGGCGATCAAAATGCGATTCCCGCACTCATCACACTTTATCAAAGTGCTTCCAGTCCAGAATTTGTCAGTCGCATCGCTTTTGAAGCACTCCTCAAGCTTGCAGATGCACAAACCAAAGCGGCTTTGCAGACACAGATGATAGATTTTCTCCCGCCAGAATTGCAAAAGCTAGCACAAAATGGTTCAGCAGCAGCATTTGCCACCGAACTCCGCGCCTATCTCCAACGCAGTGACTATAAAGGTTTTGCAGTACTTGACAGAATATATCAAATCGATAACCAGTACGTGCGTCCAGCTTTAATTGAAATCTTACGCAAAGCACCTTTGAAACCAAACTACTTCCAACGTCTGCGTCACATCTTCAAAATGGCAGAATACCGCCATGATAGTGAAGTATTTGGTATCTTTGCTTATCGCTTAGAAAAAGAACGACATATGTTTCGTCGCCAATGGTGGCAAATGTATAAATGGGACTCTGCCACCAGAAGCTATATTAAAAGACAAGATTATCTCAACAGCCCTGACTCTAATCGTGCCTACAGCGATAAAACTCGTGAATATTTGCGACGGCGGGTGTGGCGGACTCTCAAACAATTGGGTGAGGAGGGAGACTCTCAGTATGTAAACATGGCTGTAGACATTTTACTCCAGTATTCAGACCAGGATGCCCAAAGAGTTTGGCAATCGGCTTCTCATCGCTGGGAATACTTAAACGCAAGCTGGACAAAGATAGAATACAACCATAAATGGTGGGATGCCTACGCTGGTTATTTAACCTTTAACCATATTCTCTACGAAAATAGTCCCCGTTACGAATTAAAACCTAATTCCAAAGCCTGGCGCTGTCGGGAAAATTATAAACCAGGGGATGCAGAACCAACTACAAGAGAAGAAGCATTTCCTCAACTTTGGGAACAACACCCCCAAGCACTGTTACAGTTACTCTTGCAAAGTAAATGTCGCCCTGTTGATCATTTTGCCGTTAAAGCTTTGAGAGTGTGCGATCGCTTTGTGAGTTCTATTAATATAGATACCATCATTGGGCTGGTTAATAAACCTTACGAAGTGACAGCGCAGTTTGGTTTTGAACTTGCACAACTGAACTACAATTGTGCTTCACCCAACAAAGAATTAATTCTGGCTTTAGTTAATTGTCTGTCTGAACAGGCTCGTACTCAAGCTTACCAATGGATCGAACAACAACGCGAGTTCTTTTTAGAAGATAGTAACTTCATCACAACGCTAGTTATTAGTCAACAAAGCGATACTCGTGCTTTTGCGCGTAGACTGTTGGCATCATCAATTTTAAGCGATCGCACATCCAAAACCATCATCGGCTGCATTATTGCTGAGTTATTAGCATTTACACCAGAATCTGCAACTGAGTTAGTCAAAGATATTTGCGAAACCTTACTAGTAAGCTTTGCACCCCAATTGCGGAACTTAGGCTTGAATGTAATTAATGATCTTCTAGCACATCCAATCTTGGAAATTCAAGAACTAGCTGCTCGTATTCTACTCAATCATGAAACTAGAGTCGAAAACTTACCGCCAGAAATCATAGAATCACTTTTAGCATCACCTTACGAATCATTGCGAGTTCTCGGTATTAGATTATTTGGACAATTGCCAGACAAGAAACTCATAGGTGAAGAAAGAACTTTAATAGTGGCGATGGCGGTGAATGCAAATGCAGAAATCCGCAACGCTATCCAACCAATCATCCGTCGTTTAGCCAGTGCCTATCCTGCTTTTGCAATGCAAATTGCATCTGATTTGATCGAAATTCTGCTCATACCAGAACAACATGAAAGCGTTCACAGTTATTTAGTGCGTCTGCTAAGAGAAGATTTGCAGGGATGGATGTCAAACATCAGCAAAGACACAGCTTTAAAATTACTTCAAGCCCAATCTTCAGCAGCCCAAGAATTGGGTGGTTTTATACTAAGTGCAAATTACCAAAATTGGTTGGCAGAATTTTCGACTTCTGAAATCGCCAAACTTGCCAACCACGAGATTTTATCAGTACGGGAAGCAGCACAACAGATGTTTTTACAAATCTTAAATCGTCTGCGTGTAGATTCCCAAGAAATGTTAGCAGCAGTGCGGATACTAGAAGCGAAATGGCAAGATTCCCGAGATTTCGCCTTCAAGATATTTACAACAGAATTCAGCAGCAACGAATTTACACCTCAAGTTTTGGTAAGTATTTGTGATAGCGTGCGAGAAGAAGCGCGTAGACTTGGGCGTGATTTATTAACCCGTAACTTTCAAACAGAAAATGGTGAAGAATATCTCTTGAAATTTAGCGAACATCCATCGGCAGATATGCAGTTATTCGCTACCAACTATCTGGAAAAGTATGCTGCCAACAATCCTGAAAGATTGCAAGAATTAATGCCCTTTTTTATTAGTGTCTTGTGTCGAGTCAATCGCGGTAGCATAGCTAAGAAGCGAATATTTGCCTTTTTAGAAGCTGAAGCCCAAAAAAGCGAAGCCGCTGCCAAAATAGTAGCAGAAATTATGGCTCGGCAATCGGCAACAATGGCAATAGGAGATAAGGCAGCAGCAATGCAAATTATGTTGAAAATTCACAAAATTTATCCAGAAATATCTTTGCCAATTCAGGTAAAAACAGTATCAAAAATAAGGAAATAA
- a CDS encoding glycosyltransferase has product MRVVTYTDSAGIGGAEISLGHLVTNVSSEIDVMVVGTCQLVVDTIAAKRPQVKRVVLPGVGVKSLIAHLQVLHYLSPDIVHINTCTPWQCATGIFTALTLPKVRVVRVDQLPLRTTDAIKLWRTRVLSLRVDAHVAVGEASARQMEDFYALGRGTLISIPNCVPNNHSASVVSPSRRKHLVIGSIGRLDAMKGHDLLLQAIAQLEGVQVVILGEGGQRTALKKLADDLGVSDRISLPGWVDNPQDHLAQFDIFAMPSRSEGFPLAIVEAMLARLPVVATCVGSVAEAVIDGETGFLINKNDFTGLVVALQKLRDNPALRLRFGQRGREVALHNFTVDVMVKRYEQLWYELLSSPQRPRLLIPQPKE; this is encoded by the coding sequence ATGCGGGTTGTAACATATACAGACTCTGCTGGGATTGGAGGAGCAGAAATTAGCCTTGGACACTTGGTGACAAATGTGTCTAGTGAAATTGATGTAATGGTGGTTGGGACTTGCCAATTGGTTGTAGATACAATAGCTGCTAAAAGACCACAAGTAAAGCGAGTGGTATTGCCTGGGGTTGGAGTGAAATCCCTGATAGCACATTTACAAGTGCTACATTATCTTTCTCCCGACATTGTACACATCAATACCTGCACCCCTTGGCAGTGTGCTACGGGTATATTTACTGCACTTACTTTACCCAAAGTACGGGTGGTGCGTGTTGACCAACTACCACTACGTACTACAGATGCGATCAAGCTATGGCGTACTCGGGTGCTGTCGCTGCGAGTAGATGCCCATGTAGCAGTAGGTGAGGCAAGCGCCAGACAAATGGAGGACTTTTACGCCCTCGGTCGTGGTACATTAATTTCCATCCCCAATTGTGTGCCGAATAATCATTCCGCATCTGTTGTATCTCCTAGCCGTAGAAAGCATTTAGTTATTGGTAGCATTGGTAGGCTTGATGCCATGAAGGGTCACGATCTGTTGCTGCAAGCAATTGCACAACTAGAAGGAGTACAAGTAGTTATCTTAGGCGAAGGTGGGCAACGTACAGCACTGAAAAAACTAGCAGATGACTTAGGAGTAAGCGATCGCATTTCTCTTCCTGGGTGGGTAGATAATCCTCAAGATCATCTAGCGCAATTTGATATTTTTGCCATGCCTTCTAGATCCGAAGGTTTTCCCCTAGCAATTGTAGAAGCAATGCTAGCAAGGCTACCTGTGGTTGCTACTTGTGTGGGTAGTGTTGCGGAAGCAGTGATTGATGGCGAAACAGGGTTCTTAATCAACAAGAATGATTTTACAGGGCTTGTTGTGGCCCTACAAAAGTTGCGAGACAATCCAGCACTTCGTTTGCGCTTTGGTCAGCGTGGGCGAGAGGTAGCACTGCATAATTTTACTGTTGATGTCATGGTTAAGCGTTATGAGCAGTTGTGGTATGAGTTACTATCTTCGCCCCAGCGTCCGAGGTTGCTAATTCCCCAGCCCAAGGAGTAA
- a CDS encoding PucR family transcriptional regulator, whose amino-acid sequence MKTLLNTTTQFEQVATMVAERIAQLLCAEVFVLDQDAFVIASSNPKLIKSSFNYIYKDIAFNYLRVPLSFNTQVGEVIVCKPHNGEVISSRLVQELVELVISQTTVIDTLLNQHQLKDKFIYDLLHGFIHEETTVIRHSKLLGIDLTPPRAVILISAADSISKNDLFHQIQPEKIEIEIRRWANQVIRSVVSFFHLPKDTICAYIGNGEVAVLKASDTKNLGSWANHGDIPEQCSSSWANLTALKRAARALLTYLQDETGMSLNIGIGRYHPGIRGLAQSYEDARAALSLGCRFGDRNQVHCLDGLGIAAFVGVGDEQTKIELAAYLLSPLNYEPELLATLDTFFAEDCCPSSTANRLSIHRNTLSYRLDKVNLLTGLNPRRFDDAVQIRLALLLRKFSIPARGG is encoded by the coding sequence ATGAAAACCTTATTGAACACCACTACACAATTTGAGCAAGTAGCCACAATGGTTGCAGAACGTATAGCTCAGCTATTGTGTGCCGAAGTTTTTGTCTTAGACCAAGATGCTTTTGTGATTGCTAGTAGCAACCCTAAGTTAATTAAGTCTTCTTTCAACTATATCTATAAAGATATTGCTTTTAACTACTTGCGAGTACCCTTATCATTTAATACACAAGTTGGTGAAGTCATTGTTTGCAAACCGCACAATGGCGAAGTAATTTCTTCCCGGCTGGTGCAGGAACTAGTAGAACTTGTCATTAGTCAAACTACAGTTATTGATACATTGCTTAATCAACACCAGTTAAAGGATAAGTTTATCTACGACCTACTTCATGGCTTTATTCATGAAGAAACTACAGTTATTCGTCATAGCAAACTTTTAGGAATAGATTTGACTCCGCCCCGTGCAGTTATTCTAATTAGTGCTGCTGATTCCATAAGCAAAAATGACCTTTTCCATCAGATTCAGCCGGAAAAAATTGAGATAGAAATAAGACGATGGGCAAATCAAGTTATTCGTAGTGTTGTAAGCTTTTTCCATCTTCCTAAAGACACAATTTGTGCCTATATTGGTAATGGTGAAGTAGCTGTCTTGAAGGCAAGTGATACAAAAAACTTGGGTAGTTGGGCAAATCACGGAGATATACCAGAGCAGTGTAGTTCTTCTTGGGCAAATCTCACAGCTTTGAAGCGAGCAGCTAGAGCCTTATTGACTTACTTGCAGGATGAAACAGGTATGTCCCTCAATATTGGGATTGGTCGCTATCACCCAGGGATTCGGGGACTTGCCCAATCATATGAAGATGCACGGGCTGCTTTGTCCCTTGGCTGTCGTTTTGGCGATCGCAACCAAGTACATTGTTTAGATGGATTGGGAATTGCTGCCTTTGTCGGTGTTGGGGATGAGCAAACAAAAATAGAATTAGCTGCCTATTTGCTCAGTCCCCTTAACTATGAACCAGAATTGCTTGCTACCCTTGATACTTTCTTTGCTGAAGACTGCTGTCCCTCTTCTACAGCAAATCGGCTTTCTATCCACAGAAATACTTTGAGTTATCGATTAGATAAGGTTAACTTGTTAACCGGGCTTAACCCCCGTCGCTTTGATGATGCGGTACAAATTCGTTTGGCTTTACTGCTGCGGAAATTTAGCATTCCTGCGAGAGGGGGATAG